ttCCAATAACTGACCTGCACAACACCGTTTGGATTTTGCAAACCAAATCCAAGCCACAGCAACCACAAAGACGCCAGAAAAACATCACGCAAGGAACCGAAAAGACACATCATCTAACAATGTGTTACGCTTCAATGATCCACACAAGTCTCGTTCAAACTTACACACGATGTACTGAAAAATAAGGTAACATCAGGCATAAGCAATGTTAGGTACTCGTACTAATAACAGATTGCCGACATTATTTTGGACTCTAAAAGACTCGCAGATAAATCGGTTCTGGGAAGGGGTTTCAGACTACCCAAGGTGAGGTAGCTTCTCCCGGAAAACACCGCTACTTGTTGTAAAAAGAAATTCCTTAGATACAGCACTATCCTCTGCACTTGgctggctgcccctccctccctccctcctacaTCGCGGGAAGATGGAACCCCGCGGATTGCAAGAGAACCGCCTTGATCTCCTCGGGCTGAAGACCAGGGCCATCCTTGCATtgctgatgccaagaagaagaaggaaccGAGTGAGCAAGATAAGTCGAGTTTTCTCTTCATTGTTTCTGGAAAGGTGACGACAGACATGGACTACAATGCCATACCTCAGCCTTGAAGACGTCCAAGGCAAAGCCATTGAAGCAGCTGATAACGGCCTGCTGCACATCAAGACCAAGGGCTTCGATCGCCTTCATGGCAGAGAGCACAAGCCCGGGCCTGCGAGGGCACAGCATGTGGATGTTGACGGCCCGGCCTTCCCGGAGCCTAACCTCAACCTTTTGCAAGCCAAGGGGGACAAAAAAGGATACCATGTCACGTCAAGGTCTGAATTTCCTGACTGAAATTCAGAGGTCTCAAGAGATAGATACTCACGGTTGGCTGCTGGCCGGTAGGGCTTGGCAGCGCACTCGGGCAGAGCTCCTCCTTCACGCGGGACGGCAGCGCGGGCAACGTCGGAGTCACAGGGTGGAAGCTTGTGGGCGTCGGAGGCAGCGAGGGCATGGAAGGGGATGATTCAAGCTCATTCTGAAGATTGCTGATCTTGTGCAGGAGCTCCTTGAGGTACTCGATCGCGTCACCGAGAATCGAAGCCCTGTCCATCTGCCCATTGCAACCACATACATCAGTTCGCTAGACTAGCTACGCATAGAGAGAAATGATAGTTGGTGAATTGTATGCAGAGATTGTTTAGTCCTAGGAATATAAATTCAGTAGCCTTTCTAAGTAAGGCAAGATTATGGCCATGCCAATAGAGATAATCATCAGTAGAGCTAAACAGAAAAGCTGGGACTGCGGGTACTGGAGTAAATCACAAAGCTAGACAGACCAAGGAGTGTGTGGCCAACAAGGCTTAAATTTCTATGACACATTCTTTAAACTGGCGTGCATCCACAACTCTACACAGAAACCTGCACCTAAAATGCGCAATAACTGACCGATTTTTATTATGTAACTATTTTTATGATCTTTCTCTCTACAACTCTACGATAATTGAGTGAAAACTGAACATGAGGCAGCAGAGACAAAGACTGGCAATAAGATGGAAAATAATTTATCTGCAGTAAAAAACTAAAGTTACTCTAATCTAATTCCTCAGGCAATCAGATACTCCATGATAATCATCCTAAAAATATTACAATTATCGCCACGCCAAATAGGGAGAACATTTAACATctaagataacatttgctggaatgAAATTGAAGATCTGGTCCTGTAGACAACCAAAATGCACAAAATTCGTCAAGATTATGTGATGTAGCAAAATtgcttaagggcttctttgattcaaaggattctcaaaggaattttgaaggattctaatccttaggattttttcctacgtgggttgtttgattcgtaggattgtaaaccgtaggaatttttccataggatttatttgcactagatttcataggaaattttccatccactcaaacctctttgaaagaatcctacGTTTTtcttatgcacaatcaaacactcatacaatcatgtaggattcaagatgacatgccattccaatcccacgtttttcctattcctgcatttgggaaatcctacgaatcaaagagtccCTAAacctttttttcgaaaagggggtcaggccccggcctctgcatcagaacgatgcatatggcCATAAACTTTTGCTTAAACCTACTCAACCTAAACACAAGCAACAACTAGTATTTCCTTGTGTACTTTACGAAACTCTGATAAGGCGCTGAGGCGCACACAAATAATTTCTCACCTTGCTGATCTTCGGCACGACGGACCTGAGCATGTAGAGCCGGTCATTGAGCTTCTTCCGACGACGACGCTCCGCCATGAGGTTCTTGGCTGGCATTcccttcttctttcccttcccttcaGCCGCAGCGCCGCCGGTCACCGTGCTGTTGGCGTTCGACTCCTTGCCGTCCTTCCTGCCGCTCTCCTCCACGTCCCTCCCGTCCTCCGAGTCGTAATTCAGCCCGGACGCGTCAATGCTGCCCATGTCCTCGTCGGCGTCGTCGAGCATGGTGTCACAGCCCGCGGACAGGGCGCTTccttccgccgccaccgccgccttacgcttcctgtcgtcgtcctcttcgccGGCATTACGCCGTAGTGCGCGCTTCTGGAAGAGCGTTGGCTGCGCGCCCACCGGCGGGAAGATCTCCAGCGGCCGCAGCACCGCCGCCTTGCCGCGACCGGAGAAAGGAGCGGTCAAGGACACTGGAGCAGCCGGCCCCTCTGAGGAGGAGCCGCTCCCGCCCCCGCCTCCGCCCCCGGCACCGGTGTCGAACAAGTCGAAACCGGCGAGGCCACCAAACTCTGTCATCTGTGCCGGTGCGGTGCCGAAGCCGCCGAAGGAGCCGAGAAACCCTGTGTTCCGATGCGGCAGCAGGGAAACCGGCGATGTATTCGACGCGTTGCCGGCGCCAAGGAACGCCGTGAGGTCGCCGCCTCCAGTGCCGGAGCCGCCGAGGTCGAACCCAGAGACGTCGAACGGTCCGGTACCGCCCAGGTTGAGGAGCGGGAACATCTGTGGACCGGCTCCGAAGCCGGAGCTGGACCCCGATGCTTCCATGGCGGCCAGCACCAGGGCCATGGACCCGTTCGCGGCGCCGTCGCCAACCGCGCCCGCGCCGAAGTACCAGTCCTCATCAAGCATCGACGGGGCGCGGAACCCGCCGCCTCCCCCCGTGGGCATAGCCAGGAGGTGCTGGTCGTGGTGGTGCCCAGCCTCCTGCCCCATCGCCGGCGGCTGCTCGTGGCCGAGGCCCTGTTGTTCATGGCCGTCGTCTTCCTGCATCCAGAGCGAATTATTGAACCGCGATAGCATGGTCGCGGAAATGGCGGCGCGGGGTGAGGTTTTTTGGTGCGGTAATGGCCGGGGGAGGAGTTGGCATGCGGCAGAGTCGCAGAGATGGCAGAGCAGGACAGAGGAGAGCAGATGAGAGCGCAGGGAGTCTCAGTTATTGGTTCTTTCTGGCAGCGAATCGTGGGTATATGTATGCAAGGAAAGGAGCTGCTGGCCACCGAGGAGAGAGATGCGTCAAATTACCGCAATGCCCACTCCTCTAAAATTGTCTTTTCCAGTGTTTTTCAGTTTGGACGCGAATATTGTGCGGACGTCGGCTCCCTCGCTTTTAATCGAACGATCGTTCGCACTGGGTGGCCAACCCAGGGAACAAAAATGTGCGCATCAGCCGTCAGGGAATAGAAAAGGATTGGCCTAATGCGATGGATGTATTATTAAGCCTGGATGTCTTTTCTAAACAAAACATAACTTCCCTAAAAAAAACAGAACTAATGCTGAGAATATCCTCAGAATGAAACAAATCAGGGAGGAGCTTAGTGAGatttgaaagaaaaagaaaactgccATGTGGCAGAGATCTAGGGATAGGAAAATCAAAGAGGGTGATAAGAACACAGCATATTTTCATGCTGTTACCAATCAACGTAGGAGGAAAAATCAGCTGTCTATTTTGGAAGGACCAGATGGATCTGTGTACTCCACTAGAGACATGCTAGAGGTTGCAACTAACTTTTATAAAAACCTCTTTGGGTATGAAACTAAACCTAACATTCATCTTGATGACCAATTTTGGTCTGAGGAGGAGCTTGTGACAGAAGCTGAaaatgtcttgcttgagaggccttTTTcggaaaaggaaattaaaaaaacTGTTATGGGCTCCTATGCTAATGGAGCCCCTGGCCCTGATGGTTTTTCCTTTTAATTGTATCAACGCTTTTGGGAGATTATCAAAGGAGATTTCATGGCACTGTGAGAGACTTTGAGAATGGGTCTTTGGATATCCAGAGATTAAACTACTTTATAGTCACTCTCATTCCTAAAGAGCCAGATGTCAAAATATGAAGAAGTTTAGGCCCATTTGCTTGAGTAATTGCTCTGTGAAAATCTTTAGTAAGGCTATGACAAATAGGGTTTTCCCTGTGGGTCATAGGCTCCTATCCCCATGTCAATCTGCTTTTGTGAGAGGTAGGTTTATTTTAGAGAGTGTGGTTACTGCCCATGAGGCTATCCATGAAGTTCACAAATCGAGAGAGACTGGGATTGTTCTCAAGTTAGATTATGAGAAAGCTTACAATCGTGTGAATTGGGATTTCCTAGTGGATATGTTAACGTCTAGGGGTTTTGGGGCTAAATGGATTAGGTGGAATCTATCCATTTTGCAACAAAGCTCTTTCTGTGTCAAGATTAATGATGTGCTAGGCCCCTATTTTGTGGGGGGCGAATGGGCTGAAACAAGGAGACCCGAGCTTCCCCATGCTTTTTAATTTGGTAGCAGATGTGTTTTCTCGTATGCTGGTGAAAGCTGTTAATAACAG
This portion of the Triticum dicoccoides isolate Atlit2015 ecotype Zavitan chromosome 7A, WEW_v2.0, whole genome shotgun sequence genome encodes:
- the LOC119331586 gene encoding transcription factor ICE1-like; protein product: MLSRFNNSLWMQEDDGHEQQGLGHEQPPAMGQEAGHHHDQHLLAMPTGGGGGFRAPSMLDEDWYFGAGAVGDGAANGSMALVLAAMEASGSSSGFGAGPQMFPLLNLGGTGPFDVSGFDLGGSGTGGGDLTAFLGAGNASNTSPVSLLPHRNTGFLGSFGGFGTAPAQMTEFGGLAGFDLFDTGAGGGGGGGSGSSSEGPAAPVSLTAPFSGRGKAAVLRPLEIFPPVGAQPTLFQKRALRRNAGEEDDDRKRKAAVAAEGSALSAGCDTMLDDADEDMGSIDASGLNYDSEDGRDVEESGRKDGKESNANSTVTGGAAAEGKGKKKGMPAKNLMAERRRRKKLNDRLYMLRSVVPKISKMDRASILGDAIEYLKELLHKISNLQNELESSPSMPSLPPTPTSFHPVTPTLPALPSRVKEELCPSALPSPTGQQPTVEVRLREGRAVNIHMLCPRRPGLVLSAMKAIEALGLDVQQAVISCFNGFALDVFKAEQCKDGPGLQPEEIKAVLLQSAGFHLPAM